The Thermoanaerobaculia bacterium nucleotide sequence GACGACATAATTGCGCACCGATTCGCTCCGGACGCTTCCGGCGCTAAGATCCACCGGTCCCAAACATCCCGCGGCGGCAGCCGTATTGCCACCGATAAAGGAGAGATCTCCATGCGGATCGCGAATTCCGTTGCCCTCGGCGCTCTGGCCCTCGTCTTCATCCTTCCGTCCGCGTCGGCCGCCGAAACTGTCCGGCTCGGACCGCCGCTCTGGGCTTCCAAGCCGGACGTGAAGGCCTTCCAGGCGATCGAGGACGCCCGGATCGCCGCGGCGCAGAAGTCGATCGATGCGATCGCCGCGGCGAAGGCCCCGCGCACGATCGAGAACACGCTCGTCCCCTACGACGACGCGACCCGGAACCTCGATTCGACCGCGTACTTCTCGTACCTCATGGAGGAGGTCGCTCCCGACGCGGCCTACCGCGACGCCGCCTCCGCGATGACCCGGAAGGTCAGCGCCGTCCAGACGGATCTTTCGCTCAACCGAAAGGTCTACGACGCGCTTTCGGCGATCGACCTTTCGGGCGCCGATGCCGCGACGAAGTTCTACGTCACCCGCCAGCTCCTGTTCTTCCGCCTCTCGGGGGTGGACAAGGACGACGCGACGCGCGCGAAGTTGAAGAAGCTGAACGACGATCTGACCGAGGAGAACTCCGCCTTCGAGCGGAACATCGCAGACGACTTGAAGACGACCGAGGCCGATCTGAGCGAGCTCGCCGGCCTGCCCCCGGACTACATCGCCCGGCACAAGCCCGGTCCGGACGGGAAGGTCAGGCTCACGAGCGCGTATCCCGATACGCTGCCGGCTTTGAAGTTCGCGCAAAGCTCCCCCCTCCGCCGGCGCCTCTACGAAGCGTTCAACAACCGGGCCTATCCGAAGAACAAGGACGTCCTCCTCCGGATGGTAGGGACACGCGCCGAGATCGCGAAGCTCCTGGGCTTTGCGAACTGGGCGGACCTGAACGCCGCACCGAAGATGGCCTTGACCGCGGCGCGGGTGGCCGGCTTCATTCGCGACGTGGACGCCGCCGCGCGGCCCATCATGGAGCGCGAGTACGCGACGCTCCTGGCCGAAAAGCGCAAGCGCGAGCCGAACGCAGCCGAGATCTTCGATTTCGAGAACAGCTACTGGAGCGAGCAGGTGCGGCGCTCCAACTTCGACTTCGACTCGCAGTCCGTGCGGCCGTACTTCCCGTACCCGGAGGTCCGGCAGGGCATCCTCGACACGGCGTCGAGGCTCTTCCATGTCCGGTTCGAGCAGGAAAAGGACGCGCCGGGGTGGGACCCGGCCGTCGAAACGTTTCAGGTCTTCGACGGCGGCGAGCGGATCGGAAGGATCTATCTCGACATGCATCCGCGCCCCGGGAAATTCACGCACGCCAACATGGTGCCGATCCTCGACGGTGTGGGCGGCAAACAGCTCCCCGAGGCGGCGCTCGTCTGCAACTTCCCCCAGGCGACGGCGACCGACCCGGGGCTCATGGAATACGGCGACGTCGTGACGTTCTTCCACGAGTTCGGCCACACCGTGCACTGGCTGCTCTCGGGCCGCCAGAAGTGGGCGGGGGCGAATGCCCTGAACCTCGAGCAGGACTTCATCGAGGCGCCGTCGCAGATGCTCGAAGAGTTCATGCGGAGCCCGCAGGTGCTGCAGGCGTTCGCGAAACACTACAAGACCGGCGAGACGATCCCGGGCGAGCTCATCGCGAAAATGAACCGCGCCTCGGCGTTCGGCCGCGGGAGCTGGGCGGCGTCCCAGAACGCGCTCTCGGCGATCTCCTACGAGATCTACACGAGCGATCCCGGCAAGCTCGATCTCGACGAGATCAACGAGAACGCATGGCGGAAATACACGAAAGTCGTTCCGATCCCGGGCACGCACTTCTGGGCCGCCTTCGGCCACCTCGGCGGGTACTCTTCGGCCTACTACACGTATCTCTGGGACAAGGTCATCGCCGAGGATTTCGCCTCACAGTTCGACCGGCCGAACCTCCTCGCCGACGGCCCCTCGATGCGCTACCGCCGGACCGTGCTCGAGCCCGGCGGCACGATGTCGGCCAACGACCTCGTCCGGAACTTCCTCGGCCGGCCTCAGAACATGAAGGCTTTCGAGAAGTGGATGGGAGAGGAGTTCGAGGGGGAGGGGGCGGAGGCCGGGTCTAAACCTCACTGAGCAGGGATCGTCGCCTTCCTGACTCCTCTGCCCCCGCCGCCCGCCGCTCCCCCGCGACCGTAACCTCCGGCAGGCGTGGGCGTCTCTGGAACGTGGGGAAACCGCGATGAGGGACGCCGTGATCGGCGGGCTCTGCTCCCTGGCGCTCGCGACGGCGGTTCCGGGCGCTTGGGGCGAGAGCCCCGACTTTTCGGCAGTCCGCCACCTCGTCCGATCCGAGATGGCCGCGCGATCGATTCCAGGGCTCTCGATCGCGGTCGCCCGGCGGGGACGGATCCTCTGGGAAGAGGGTTTCGGGTGGGCCGACCGGGAAAACCGGATCCCCGCGACGGAGCAGACGATGTTCAACGTCGCGTCGGTGACGAAGACGTTCACCTCGACGGCGCTCATGATCCTCGCGAAGTCCCGGAAGCTCGATCTGGATCGTCCGGTCAACGACTACCTTCCCGGCGCGAAGTTGACGAGCCCGAAGTTCGACCCCGCGGCGGCAACGCTGCGCCGCGTCGCGATGCACACCGGCGGACTCACGACGTTCTTCCGAACGTGCTACGCGGACGAACCTCGTTGCCGGATCTCGATGGAGGAAACGATCGCTCGATACGGCGTCGTCTTCTGGCCTCCGGGGGACCATTTCGACTATTCCAACCTCGGCTACGGGATCCTCGGGCAGGTCGTCGAGAAGGCTTCCGGCCGACCCCTCGAGAGGTTCCTCAAGGAAGAAGTCT carries:
- a CDS encoding M3 family metallopeptidase: MRIANSVALGALALVFILPSASAAETVRLGPPLWASKPDVKAFQAIEDARIAAAQKSIDAIAAAKAPRTIENTLVPYDDATRNLDSTAYFSYLMEEVAPDAAYRDAASAMTRKVSAVQTDLSLNRKVYDALSAIDLSGADAATKFYVTRQLLFFRLSGVDKDDATRAKLKKLNDDLTEENSAFERNIADDLKTTEADLSELAGLPPDYIARHKPGPDGKVRLTSAYPDTLPALKFAQSSPLRRRLYEAFNNRAYPKNKDVLLRMVGTRAEIAKLLGFANWADLNAAPKMALTAARVAGFIRDVDAAARPIMEREYATLLAEKRKREPNAAEIFDFENSYWSEQVRRSNFDFDSQSVRPYFPYPEVRQGILDTASRLFHVRFEQEKDAPGWDPAVETFQVFDGGERIGRIYLDMHPRPGKFTHANMVPILDGVGGKQLPEAALVCNFPQATATDPGLMEYGDVVTFFHEFGHTVHWLLSGRQKWAGANALNLEQDFIEAPSQMLEEFMRSPQVLQAFAKHYKTGETIPGELIAKMNRASAFGRGSWAASQNALSAISYEIYTSDPGKLDLDEINENAWRKYTKVVPIPGTHFWAAFGHLGGYSSAYYTYLWDKVIAEDFASQFDRPNLLADGPSMRYRRTVLEPGGTMSANDLVRNFLGRPQNMKAFEKWMGEEFEGEGAEAGSKPH